The following proteins come from a genomic window of Bartonella apihabitans:
- a CDS encoding Ig-like domain-containing protein, whose translation MTGGGPSSGKVTLRLYDKDGNPVKNYKGEPLEWTADVSKDGSWSVNTGDLSHLNPPLKDGNYSFKASAVDSKGASTDASGSHWLERDTTAPDAPDAPKAMDNVGDKQGEITAGGTTDDDTPTLSGKGKKGEVVKIYDNDGKTPIGETVVGDDGTWSFTPNPPLKGGDHSLTTTLTDAAGNESEKSGAVKITVDKSGVEIFADGAHDNEGAIRKDVHDNGVTDDRTPTLYGRGTPNGTVVITDENGKEIGKTKVDGQGNWQFELPSQAGDNQEVTHTYHAKITNAAGNTQTADFHLTIDTKAPDAPAIDKVIDNVGNKNNATNHTNGDKELHSGDTTDDTTPTFSGKGTVGDVIKLYDGDKLVGQTTVKDDGTWSVSPTSPISNTKGTHEFTTTATDPAGNESNHSGKFLLGFDTEPVPAMGNSKDEVDLIDDAGSIVGSYRDGEWATRQGQHGEKVIITDDTTPTLKGHLPTDLLNSGRISTVNIYDNGKLLTKIPVKGDGSWEYTPTLNAGNNHNFEVAYENKAGVEGAHTSFPFVLDMATVGQTSINSATTGTNNAPYTWDNPTKENVFHLQGSGPANSIITVYLKDGSGNVIHTFETTTSNGSGSWSQTVDLSTVSVETRKAIADGRYSFVADARNDAGTVGAKSGDSWVNRDTTAPAKPDIVKAEDNSGDQHGSIEEGKTYDEDMPLFSGKGEKNSIVTIYDGDNVIGETTVHENGTWSWTPTTPLKAGAHSITTTLTDAAGNVSDRSDPLGFNLDLTPPEVKIDHAVDDYQKDAKTIVNGGATNDATPKLVGRGTAGQKVTILDKTTGSTYETTVKGDGTWEYQLPPQQNAGEDKTHEYIASLTNNAGNKVEHHFNLHIDTKAPATPQLVEVIDNVGNDPVKYPNGNRPLNDNDITDDTTPTFNGKGVAGDIIKLYTVNELGERTLIGQTKVNDDGTWSVTPTVALTDDPKHSPTKYTFIVTETDSVGNESNPTDGYNLFIDRDPPVLDDKTIKLVDDKETNVGDFPNWIEKDDGKGGKIKLTNDDTPTMSGRAISGDTQSVNIYDNGKLIGSAEIDKNGDWSFTPSTGHGLADGVHEWIARPVDKAGNEGQPTPAYKFEVDTKGPTGTLGSDIGLWDDEGPQTGEFDGANGTTAWSLNDANHKVTDDKTPEIKGKLPAGSDVTKVHIYVDGTLSGIADVAADGTWSYTPHLSSGTHTIEARPADDAGNEGEGKTWNFDIAGAAPGMPAITGIYNNDAKEIDASHPDGKFIDKNQFTNDATPLIKGTGDAGSFINIYIGDKLVAKGVKVGGDGHWSVAIDPSLVGILPNGESWQIRASASDSAGQESDKTGFWPINVDTLKPTTPDLPKLDDHVGDKKGDVEKNSTIDDKAPTIHGKAGEGNVVVDIYDTVNGTTKHVQTVTSDSEGNWSYTPTDLGQGKHSITTTYTDKAGNISDKSPAFDFNIDSSAILVSINYAADNEGHIVKDLANGATTDDTTPTLFGTTTSNTVVTIKEGEKVIGTVTSDEHGNWSFELPEQTNGHHVYTASVTAQNGNNAHSDFALDIDNTPPASPDITRVQDDVPLNTDDLVSGGKTNDTKPTFYGEGNPGDTVTIYDEIDGKLVKIGTANIGNDHKWVCTVDELAPGAHHFKLQTTNKLGVDSEKYTEYDLTVKTDAPTQTTSLVSITEDRGLSDSDFKTGDDSLVFKFGVNEKLPAGYKVQVNVDGKWYDATYDENDGYWYYDHSNIHLSEGVHKVYGRVVDDAGNVKDGPAQDVTIDKTAPIGGDYQIVIDSFTDDVNEEGGSKSRGSGEATNDNTPTLNGHTSGMKPGDYVTVQVKIGDDWVTIGTAKVDESGNWKFDVKGIPGGTATDHLNDGYHEFRGVITDEAGNLGQASSGFGLTVATTPPPVINESGLDLFDDQLPKTGTIFKGTTTDDSRPTLKGAAHSVDPTKVGSINLYDNGELVGTGKVNSDGSWSVEPTVPLRQGNHSFVAKPVDYAGNEQPQGTTAWDFNFVGHAPATPSIINVLDDNGDTIQKDAVTRDSTPLIKGTGTTGSTVYIYVDGEQVATAKVKDDGTWETTLPTLANPATDRNGTSHNIKAQAVDPAGNWSHETGEYPIIVDRQAPDAPDAPTVKDDQGNTITGTTADSTPTLSGKVNGNQPGDKVNIYQDGVKVGEAKVNDQGEWSWTPKNPLGKGDHQYQTSVSDAAGNESAKGTATNITVDTSTVKVSIDYLVDDQAPLESHITNNSKTDDRTPLIVGKATPNSDIVLTYTDANNQVHQLAKVRTDGEGNWSYQVKDSEKFGEGHYVIHAETTDASGGKSTADFNFDVDITNNQQPSIDNVTDDVGAIQNDVVNGGSTDDTTPTIIGSGAKPYQKVNIYDQEENSNGEKGESKLIGSVIADGQGKWSFTPPSPLGGDTTHHLSATTVDEVGNESGHSPDYNVIVDVAAPEPIKNDTVSVTDDVQNDKNDFVGKLAKDQYTNDNRPEYSGKAPSDAKTVNIYDNGKLIGSTKVKEDGTWSFTPDEDHKLSEGQHTLTARPVDSAGNEGTDCQGSKFIVDTIAPSAIPTIDSVSNDTGPKDNDLITQDRNPTIFVRVNQPLADNEHVEISLDDGLTWFTASYNERTGKYYYAVGHELTDQVYHVRARVVDAAGNVGQNTTRDLTIDNTPPLDGYTVTIDTFHDDVENNVGDYPSGTATNDKTPLLKGTVKGAHEGDVVHLYYRDSQGNLHSVADNIHLTSNGNGTYSWQYQLPELADGNYQYVAVVKDAAGNEGASSNDFFLTVDVTCLYGAIPIL comes from the coding sequence GTGACAGGTGGCGGGCCGTCTTCAGGGAAAGTAACGCTGAGACTTTATGACAAGGATGGCAATCCGGTCAAAAATTATAAAGGCGAGCCGTTGGAATGGACGGCTGACGTTTCGAAAGACGGGTCATGGTCGGTCAATACGGGAGATCTGTCACATCTCAATCCGCCTTTGAAAGACGGAAACTATAGTTTCAAAGCAAGTGCTGTAGACAGTAAAGGTGCTTCGACCGATGCATCCGGCTCGCATTGGCTGGAACGCGATACGACAGCACCTGATGCGCCGGATGCGCCGAAGGCGATGGATAATGTTGGCGACAAACAGGGCGAAATCACTGCCGGCGGGACAACAGATGATGATACGCCAACCTTGTCGGGCAAGGGGAAAAAGGGCGAAGTTGTCAAGATTTATGACAATGACGGGAAAACACCGATTGGCGAGACGGTTGTCGGTGATGATGGCACGTGGAGTTTCACGCCCAATCCGCCGCTTAAAGGTGGCGACCATAGCCTCACGACAACATTGACCGATGCGGCCGGAAATGAAAGTGAAAAGAGTGGCGCAGTCAAAATCACTGTTGACAAATCGGGTGTCGAGATTTTTGCCGATGGTGCTCATGATAATGAAGGGGCTATCCGTAAAGATGTCCATGATAATGGTGTCACAGATGATCGCACGCCGACCCTTTACGGGCGTGGCACGCCCAATGGGACAGTCGTCATCACCGACGAAAACGGCAAGGAAATCGGCAAAACCAAAGTCGACGGCCAGGGAAATTGGCAGTTCGAGCTTCCAAGTCAGGCAGGCGATAATCAGGAAGTCACCCATACCTATCACGCAAAAATCACCAATGCGGCAGGCAATACCCAGACTGCCGATTTCCATTTGACGATTGATACCAAAGCACCGGACGCACCGGCCATTGATAAAGTCATCGACAATGTTGGCAATAAAAACAATGCCACCAACCATACGAATGGAGACAAGGAACTTCATAGTGGTGATACGACAGACGATACAACGCCGACATTTTCCGGCAAAGGCACTGTCGGAGACGTTATAAAATTATATGATGGCGATAAACTTGTCGGCCAAACGACAGTAAAAGACGATGGTACATGGAGTGTTTCGCCAACAAGTCCGATTAGCAACACAAAAGGAACGCATGAATTTACCACGACGGCAACCGATCCGGCGGGTAATGAAAGCAATCATTCCGGCAAGTTCCTGTTAGGTTTCGATACCGAGCCGGTTCCGGCGATGGGCAACAGCAAGGATGAAGTCGATCTTATTGACGATGCGGGGTCGATTGTCGGCTCCTATCGTGATGGCGAGTGGGCGACACGGCAAGGCCAACATGGCGAAAAAGTTATTATCACCGACGATACAACGCCGACCCTTAAAGGGCATTTGCCGACAGATTTGTTGAATTCCGGCCGGATTTCGACGGTCAACATCTATGATAATGGCAAATTATTGACCAAAATTCCGGTGAAAGGAGACGGAAGTTGGGAATATACGCCGACACTCAACGCCGGCAATAATCATAATTTCGAAGTTGCTTATGAAAACAAGGCAGGTGTCGAGGGAGCACATACATCCTTCCCGTTTGTTCTTGATATGGCAACCGTTGGCCAGACGTCGATCAATTCAGCCACAACGGGTACAAATAATGCACCCTACACGTGGGATAATCCGACGAAGGAAAACGTATTCCATCTACAGGGAAGTGGCCCAGCCAATTCGATCATTACTGTTTATCTGAAAGATGGTAGCGGCAATGTCATCCATACATTTGAAACCACGACAAGCAATGGCTCCGGTAGCTGGTCGCAGACTGTGGATTTGAGCACTGTTTCGGTGGAGACACGCAAAGCCATTGCCGACGGGCGCTATAGTTTTGTAGCCGATGCCAGAAATGATGCAGGAACGGTTGGTGCCAAATCCGGCGATAGCTGGGTCAATCGTGATACGACAGCACCGGCAAAGCCCGATATTGTCAAAGCGGAAGATAATTCCGGCGATCAGCATGGAAGCATTGAAGAAGGCAAGACCTATGACGAGGATATGCCGCTCTTTTCCGGAAAAGGCGAAAAGAATTCCATTGTTACCATTTATGATGGCGACAATGTTATAGGAGAGACGACCGTCCATGAAAACGGTACATGGTCATGGACGCCCACCACGCCGCTTAAAGCCGGTGCACACAGTATAACAACCACCTTGACCGATGCTGCCGGCAATGTGAGTGATAGAAGTGACCCGTTGGGTTTCAATCTTGATTTGACACCACCGGAAGTCAAAATCGATCACGCTGTTGATGACTACCAGAAAGACGCAAAAACAATTGTCAATGGCGGTGCTACCAATGATGCAACGCCGAAGCTTGTCGGGCGTGGCACAGCCGGACAAAAGGTGACCATTCTTGATAAGACAACCGGTTCAACCTATGAAACGACGGTCAAGGGGGATGGAACATGGGAATACCAGTTGCCACCCCAACAAAATGCCGGTGAAGACAAGACACACGAATATATTGCCTCTTTGACAAATAATGCAGGCAATAAAGTCGAACATCATTTCAACCTGCATATTGATACAAAGGCACCAGCAACCCCTCAGCTTGTCGAGGTTATCGACAATGTCGGCAACGATCCGGTAAAATATCCGAATGGCAACCGTCCATTGAACGACAATGATATTACCGATGACACCACGCCGACCTTTAATGGTAAAGGTGTCGCGGGAGACATTATCAAGCTTTATACGGTTAACGAACTTGGTGAGCGTACGCTTATCGGCCAGACAAAAGTGAATGATGATGGAACATGGTCTGTCACGCCGACGGTCGCTTTGACCGATGATCCGAAGCATAGCCCGACAAAATATACATTTATTGTGACAGAGACGGATAGTGTCGGCAATGAAAGCAACCCGACAGACGGCTATAATCTTTTCATTGACCGCGATCCACCGGTTCTTGACGACAAGACCATCAAGCTTGTTGATGACAAGGAAACGAATGTCGGTGACTTCCCGAACTGGATCGAGAAGGATGACGGTAAGGGTGGAAAGATCAAGCTTACCAATGATGATACGCCGACAATGAGCGGGCGCGCGATTTCAGGTGACACGCAATCGGTAAATATTTATGACAATGGCAAGTTGATTGGTTCTGCCGAAATTGACAAAAATGGCGACTGGAGTTTCACGCCGTCAACCGGACACGGGCTTGCCGATGGCGTGCATGAATGGATAGCCCGTCCGGTTGATAAAGCGGGTAATGAAGGTCAGCCAACACCGGCCTATAAATTCGAGGTTGATACAAAGGGGCCAACCGGAACACTTGGCAGTGACATCGGCTTGTGGGATGACGAAGGACCACAGACTGGCGAATTTGATGGCGCCAATGGCACCACGGCATGGAGCCTGAACGATGCCAATCATAAAGTAACCGACGATAAAACACCTGAGATCAAAGGCAAACTTCCAGCAGGAAGTGATGTGACAAAGGTTCACATCTATGTTGATGGTACACTTTCCGGTATTGCCGATGTTGCAGCTGATGGCACATGGTCCTATACGCCGCATTTGAGCTCGGGCACGCATACAATCGAAGCCCGTCCGGCCGATGATGCGGGTAATGAAGGCGAAGGCAAAACCTGGAATTTCGACATTGCCGGAGCAGCTCCGGGAATGCCGGCCATTACCGGCATTTACAACAATGATGCAAAAGAGATTGATGCATCCCATCCGGATGGCAAGTTCATTGATAAAAACCAGTTTACCAATGATGCCACACCGCTCATCAAAGGAACCGGTGATGCCGGTTCGTTTATCAATATCTATATTGGCGATAAACTTGTTGCCAAGGGGGTTAAGGTCGGAGGTGACGGCCATTGGTCGGTCGCGATTGATCCTTCATTGGTCGGTATTTTGCCGAATGGCGAGAGCTGGCAAATCCGTGCTTCGGCAAGCGACAGCGCCGGACAGGAATCCGACAAGACAGGGTTCTGGCCGATCAATGTCGATACGTTGAAGCCGACAACACCGGATCTGCCGAAGTTGGACGACCATGTCGGTGATAAAAAGGGAGATGTAGAGAAAAACAGCACGATTGATGACAAAGCACCGACAATTCACGGAAAAGCTGGTGAGGGGAATGTTGTCGTCGATATTTATGATACCGTTAATGGCACGACAAAACATGTTCAAACCGTTACCTCCGATAGTGAAGGAAACTGGAGCTATACGCCAACTGACCTCGGACAGGGCAAACATTCGATTACCACGACTTACACCGATAAGGCTGGCAATATCAGTGACAAGAGCCCGGCATTCGACTTTAACATTGATAGTTCGGCAATTCTCGTTTCGATCAATTATGCTGCCGATAATGAAGGCCATATTGTCAAAGATCTTGCAAATGGCGCAACAACGGATGACACGACACCGACGCTTTTCGGTACAACCACTTCCAACACAGTTGTAACCATCAAAGAAGGTGAAAAGGTTATTGGCACGGTTACCTCCGACGAGCATGGCAACTGGTCGTTCGAACTTCCCGAACAAACAAACGGGCACCATGTTTATACCGCTTCTGTGACAGCACAAAACGGCAACAATGCCCATTCCGATTTTGCCCTTGATATTGATAATACGCCGCCTGCATCACCGGACATTACGCGTGTTCAGGATGACGTGCCGCTAAACACCGATGATCTTGTTTCGGGTGGCAAAACCAATGATACCAAGCCGACATTCTATGGCGAGGGTAATCCCGGCGATACCGTGACCATTTATGACGAGATTGATGGCAAACTGGTCAAGATCGGCACGGCCAATATTGGTAATGATCATAAATGGGTATGCACGGTCGACGAGCTTGCTCCCGGTGCCCATCATTTCAAGCTGCAGACAACCAACAAGCTTGGCGTCGATAGCGAAAAATATACCGAATATGATCTGACGGTGAAGACAGATGCACCGACGCAAACGACAAGCCTTGTTTCGATTACGGAAGATCGGGGTTTGAGCGACAGCGATTTCAAGACCGGCGATGACAGTCTTGTTTTCAAATTCGGTGTTAATGAAAAATTGCCGGCCGGCTACAAGGTTCAGGTTAATGTTGACGGCAAATGGTATGATGCCACCTATGACGAGAACGACGGTTATTGGTATTATGACCATTCGAACATTCATCTTTCTGAAGGCGTCCACAAGGTTTATGGACGCGTTGTCGACGATGCGGGCAATGTCAAAGACGGTCCGGCGCAGGACGTCACTATCGACAAGACTGCGCCGATCGGTGGCGACTATCAGATTGTGATTGACAGCTTTACCGATGATGTCAATGAGGAAGGCGGGTCGAAGAGCCGTGGGAGCGGTGAGGCAACCAATGATAATACGCCGACTTTGAACGGTCATACATCGGGTATGAAGCCTGGCGACTATGTCACTGTGCAGGTCAAAATCGGTGACGATTGGGTAACAATCGGCACAGCAAAAGTTGACGAGTCAGGCAATTGGAAGTTTGATGTCAAAGGCATTCCCGGAGGCACCGCAACAGACCATCTTAATGACGGCTATCACGAATTCAGAGGTGTTATCACCGATGAAGCGGGAAATCTTGGTCAAGCTTCTTCCGGTTTCGGCCTGACTGTTGCAACAACACCGCCACCTGTAATCAACGAAAGCGGCCTTGATCTTTTTGACGACCAGTTGCCGAAAACCGGCACAATTTTTAAGGGTACAACCACCGATGACAGCCGCCCGACACTGAAGGGTGCTGCCCATTCGGTTGACCCGACAAAAGTTGGTTCAATCAACCTTTATGACAATGGCGAGCTTGTCGGAACGGGTAAAGTCAATAGTGACGGGTCATGGAGTGTCGAGCCGACAGTACCACTGCGTCAGGGTAATCACAGCTTTGTTGCAAAACCGGTCGATTACGCCGGAAACGAGCAACCGCAGGGAACAACGGCATGGGATTTCAACTTTGTCGGCCATGCACCGGCAACACCCTCCATCATCAATGTTCTTGATGACAATGGTGATACAATCCAGAAAGATGCGGTTACAAGAGATTCCACACCGCTTATCAAGGGCACAGGCACTACCGGTTCGACTGTTTATATTTATGTTGACGGTGAGCAAGTTGCGACAGCCAAAGTGAAGGACGATGGAACCTGGGAAACCACGCTTCCGACGCTTGCCAATCCGGCAACAGACCGTAATGGTACCAGTCACAACATTAAAGCCCAAGCAGTGGATCCGGCCGGTAACTGGAGCCATGAAACGGGCGAGTATCCGATCATTGTCGACAGACAAGCGCCGGATGCACCCGATGCACCGACGGTTAAAGATGATCAGGGCAATACAATTACCGGAACAACGGCCGATTCAACACCGACTTTAAGCGGCAAGGTCAACGGGAATCAACCCGGTGACAAGGTCAACATCTATCAGGATGGTGTGAAAGTCGGGGAGGCAAAGGTGAACGATCAGGGAGAATGGTCGTGGACACCGAAGAATCCGTTAGGAAAAGGCGATCACCAGTACCAGACATCTGTCAGTGATGCGGCCGGTAATGAAAGCGCCAAGGGGACGGCGACCAATATCACGGTTGACACAAGCACGGTCAAGGTGAGCATTGATTATCTTGTTGATGATCAGGCACCGCTTGAATCACACATTACAAACAATAGTAAGACCGATGACAGAACGCCGCTTATTGTCGGTAAAGCAACACCGAACTCTGATATTGTTCTGACATATACCGATGCCAATAATCAGGTTCATCAGCTTGCAAAGGTTAGAACCGATGGTGAAGGCAATTGGTCCTATCAGGTCAAGGATAGTGAAAAATTCGGCGAAGGACATTACGTCATTCATGCTGAAACCACGGATGCCTCAGGGGGCAAATCGACTGCCGATTTCAATTTTGACGTTGATATAACGAACAATCAACAGCCGTCGATTGATAATGTAACCGATGACGTCGGCGCTATTCAGAATGATGTTGTAAATGGCGGCAGCACGGATGATACAACCCCGACAATTATCGGAAGTGGTGCAAAGCCATATCAGAAAGTCAATATCTATGATCAGGAAGAAAATAGTAATGGCGAAAAAGGCGAAAGCAAGCTTATCGGTTCTGTCATAGCCGATGGCCAAGGAAAATGGAGTTTCACACCACCTTCTCCGCTTGGAGGAGACACAACACACCATTTAAGCGCAACCACTGTCGACGAGGTTGGCAACGAGAGTGGGCACTCTCCCGATTATAACGTGATTGTCGATGTTGCAGCGCCTGAACCGATCAAAAATGATACAGTTTCAGTGACCGACGATGTCCAAAATGATAAAAATGATTTTGTCGGTAAACTTGCAAAAGACCAGTATACCAATGACAATCGACCCGAATATTCCGGAAAAGCACCGTCGGATGCAAAAACTGTCAATATTTATGATAATGGCAAGCTGATCGGTTCAACAAAAGTCAAGGAAGACGGGACATGGTCGTTTACACCTGACGAAGATCACAAGCTTTCTGAAGGTCAACATACATTGACTGCCCGTCCGGTGGATAGTGCCGGCAATGAAGGCACAGATTGCCAGGGTTCGAAATTTATTGTCGATACAATTGCACCAAGCGCAATACCGACAATCGACAGCGTGTCGAACGATACCGGTCCAAAAGATAACGACCTTATAACGCAGGACAGAAATCCGACGATTTTTGTGCGTGTCAATCAGCCACTTGCCGATAACGAACATGTCGAAATTTCGCTTGATGACGGGCTGACATGGTTTACAGCAAGCTATAATGAGAGAACCGGAAAATATTATTATGCGGTTGGGCATGAACTGACCGATCAGGTCTATCACGTCAGGGCACGTGTAGTCGATGCGGCAGGCAATGTCGGCCAGAACACAACGCGGGATTTGACAATTGACAATACTCCGCCGTTAGACGGTTATACGGTCACGATCGACACATTCCATGACGATGTCGAAAACAATGTTGGCGATTATCCGTCAGGAACGGCAACCAATGACAAGACGCCACTTCTTAAAGGCACGGTGAAAGGTGCACATGAGGGCGATGTTGTTCATCTCTATTATCGTGATTCCCAAGGCAATCTCCATAGTGTTGCCGACAATATTCACCTCACATCAAACGGCAATGGCACTTATAGCTGGCAGTACCAGCTTCCCGAACTTGCCGATGGCAATTACCAATATGTTGCAGTTGTCAAGGATGCTGCCGGAAATGAAGGCGCTTCAAGCAACGACTTCTTTTTGACTGTCGATGTGACATGCCTCTATGGGGCAATACCAATTCTATAA
- a CDS encoding Ig-like domain-containing protein: MTKSDIIKQHPVVKLTEKSGAVDSGGKPLNFVLTADKESISNYSRAGNDLIINFADGKTVRIKNFFNAGHPICNLIFIDDGATWLTDFSQALSANGDGVVDSNVLYEEITDKSGYSNAVLLGILGAVGAGSGIAAQNSNDDNNHVEEGNKTTPAAPTYFVINNNDPKNLLAVRNGGYLNDTTPLLSGKGIPGNTIKIHLDGFPDMTTKVNSDGTWSFELPKLNDGKYIAKVTQIDANGNVSTEANYEFNVDTHAPDAPSVSRGIDDVSPNPVGSDGTLKDGDYTNDNTPALAGKGEPGSTVKIYDTDDKGNKTLVGQGTVDKDGNWSVETNKALSEGHHKLTTTLTDPAGNESAGTDFNININSSKPGRIEDFRVEDNYPEITGALPLTGGTTDDETPVFSGKIGKDVTHIIIKLNGHEFVIDRNTLNEAGVQRGAGEKVIRDDGTFAFRLPEAYKLTKGNYNYEVYAKNKVGNESDHINGNFAFDRTLPPAIGNENLDVIDNVGSVTGSYKDWAQRDSDHKKVTDDSHAVFKGKIPSGYDVTKVDHVNIYDNGKKIGEAKVNSDGSFEYKQEWLQGEHRLSAAIVNKYGTVGEQSKPDDYDFWVDLNRAGRRLSSRYRMIRGIIINPVTRPIPTVSL; this comes from the coding sequence ATGACGAAGTCGGATATAATAAAACAACATCCCGTTGTTAAATTGACAGAAAAGAGTGGTGCGGTTGACAGTGGTGGCAAGCCGCTGAATTTCGTTCTTACGGCAGATAAGGAAAGCATTTCCAATTATAGCCGTGCCGGCAATGACCTGATTATCAATTTTGCGGACGGGAAAACTGTTCGCATTAAGAATTTCTTCAATGCGGGCCATCCGATCTGCAATCTCATTTTCATCGATGACGGAGCAACCTGGCTGACCGACTTCAGTCAGGCTTTAAGCGCGAATGGTGACGGCGTTGTTGATAGCAATGTGCTCTATGAAGAAATAACCGACAAGAGCGGTTATTCGAACGCTGTTCTTCTCGGGATTCTGGGGGCTGTTGGAGCGGGTAGCGGTATTGCGGCGCAGAATAGCAATGATGATAATAATCATGTTGAGGAAGGTAACAAAACAACACCGGCAGCACCGACCTATTTTGTTATAAACAATAATGATCCGAAAAATCTTCTGGCTGTGAGGAATGGCGGTTATCTGAACGATACGACGCCACTATTATCGGGTAAGGGTATTCCTGGCAATACGATCAAAATTCACCTTGACGGTTTTCCGGATATGACCACAAAGGTCAATTCCGATGGCACGTGGAGTTTCGAATTACCGAAGCTTAATGATGGAAAATACATCGCCAAAGTAACGCAGATCGACGCCAACGGTAACGTCAGTACAGAGGCAAATTACGAGTTCAATGTGGATACTCATGCACCCGATGCGCCGAGTGTTTCTCGTGGTATTGACGATGTCTCGCCTAATCCGGTCGGCTCCGACGGGACATTGAAGGATGGTGATTATACCAATGACAACACGCCCGCTTTGGCAGGTAAAGGGGAGCCTGGAAGCACGGTCAAAATTTATGATACCGATGACAAAGGCAACAAAACGCTTGTGGGGCAGGGCACTGTCGATAAAGATGGTAACTGGTCTGTCGAGACGAATAAAGCTTTAAGTGAAGGTCACCATAAACTTACTACGACTTTGACAGATCCGGCCGGTAATGAAAGTGCGGGAACCGATTTCAATATCAATATCAATTCAAGCAAACCGGGCCGAATAGAAGATTTCCGTGTCGAGGACAATTATCCCGAAATAACCGGTGCGCTGCCATTGACGGGCGGCACGACTGATGACGAGACGCCGGTTTTTTCTGGCAAAATCGGCAAGGATGTTACCCATATTATCATCAAATTGAACGGTCATGAATTTGTCATTGATCGCAATACGTTGAATGAAGCGGGGGTTCAGAGAGGGGCAGGCGAAAAAGTTATCCGTGATGATGGCACATTCGCGTTTCGTTTGCCTGAAGCTTATAAGCTCACCAAAGGCAATTATAATTACGAGGTTTACGCCAAGAACAAAGTTGGCAATGAAAGCGATCATATCAACGGCAATTTCGCTTTTGACCGGACACTTCCTCCTGCAATTGGCAACGAAAATCTTGATGTCATTGATAATGTCGGGTCGGTTACCGGATCTTACAAAGACTGGGCACAGCGCGACAGCGACCATAAGAAAGTGACCGACGATAGCCATGCTGTTTTCAAAGGCAAGATTCCGAGTGGTTATGATGTTACAAAAGTCGATCACGTCAATATTTATGACAATGGCAAGAAGATTGGCGAAGCCAAGGTCAATAGTGACGGTAGTTTCGAATATAAGCAGGAATGGTTACAGGGTGAGCATCGTTTAAGTGCAGCCATTGTCAATAAATACGGCACAGTTGGCGAACAGTCGAAGCCCGATGATTATGATTTCTGGGTTGATCTGAACCGTGCAGGCCGCCGTCTATCCAGCAGGTACAGGATGATCAGGGGCATTATCATAAATCCGGTTACCCGACCAATTCCAACAGTTTCTTTGTGA
- a CDS encoding acetoin reductase, with the protein MTNKVAVVTGSGQGIGRAIALHLAKDGFNIGLVDVKKDKIAAVAKEIEALGQKATTITGDISLRDEVYSAIDKAEKDLGGFDVMVNNAGIAQVNALADVTPEEVEKIFKINVQGALWGIQAAAKKFIARKQKGKIVSACSIAGHEGYAMLGIYSATKFAVRALTQAAAKEYASQGITVNAYCPGVVGTDMWVEIDKRFHETTGAPLGETYKKFVGGIALGRAETPDDVANLVSFLASPASDYITGQSILTDGGMVYR; encoded by the coding sequence ATGACGAATAAAGTAGCTGTAGTCACGGGTTCAGGTCAGGGAATTGGCCGCGCTATTGCTTTGCATCTGGCAAAAGACGGCTTCAATATCGGTCTTGTCGATGTCAAGAAAGACAAGATTGCTGCTGTGGCGAAGGAAATCGAAGCTTTGGGGCAAAAAGCCACAACAATCACCGGTGATATTTCGCTGCGTGACGAGGTTTACAGCGCCATTGATAAAGCGGAAAAAGATTTGGGCGGTTTTGACGTTATGGTCAATAATGCCGGCATTGCGCAGGTCAACGCTTTGGCTGATGTAACACCTGAAGAAGTCGAGAAAATTTTCAAGATCAATGTTCAGGGCGCATTGTGGGGGATTCAGGCTGCTGCCAAGAAATTCATTGCCAGAAAACAAAAAGGCAAGATTGTCAGTGCTTGTTCAATTGCCGGACATGAAGGTTATGCAATGCTTGGCATTTATTCGGCAACAAAATTTGCCGTGCGCGCTTTAACACAAGCTGCTGCCAAGGAATATGCTTCCCAAGGGATTACAGTCAATGCCTATTGCCCGGGTGTTGTGGGGACAGATATGTGGGTGGAAATTGACAAACGCTTCCACGAGACCACAGGTGCACCGCTCGGTGAAACCTATAAGAAATTTGTCGGCGGCATTGCGCTTGGCCGCGCCGAAACACCGGATGATGTGGCAAATCTCGTTTCGTTCCTTGCAAGTCCGGCTTCCGATTACATAACCGGTCAATCCATTTTGACTGATGGCGGTATGGTTTATCGTTGA